A single region of the Thermococcus paralvinellae genome encodes:
- the truA gene encoding tRNA pseudouridine(38-40) synthase TruA, producing MRIALKIAYDGSKFYGFQRQPELRTVEGEIIKVLQKLNLIESPEKANFKGASRTDRGVSAFGNVVAFDTENPKLAQPRILNHHLRDVWVLGIAQVPEDFHPRFWAKSKIYRYYLVNEGFDIDAMKECGRLFVGTHDFSAFAKLEKFRDPIREVTKLEIIPKGDIIVIEIEGKSFLWEMVRRIVTALKLCGLGIIKAEDIRRMLNRKTNKRLPAAPPENLVLWEIKYDKVNFQIDEYSLKKIRQEFFEKFSYALIRTSIFKDFLSFL from the coding sequence ATGAGAATTGCCTTAAAAATAGCGTATGATGGGAGTAAATTTTACGGGTTTCAGCGACAACCTGAACTGAGAACAGTAGAAGGTGAGATAATTAAAGTTCTCCAGAAACTTAATCTGATTGAATCTCCAGAAAAAGCCAATTTCAAAGGAGCTTCAAGAACAGATAGAGGAGTCAGCGCATTTGGAAATGTGGTTGCATTCGATACCGAAAATCCAAAACTGGCTCAGCCGAGAATTTTAAATCATCACTTAAGAGATGTTTGGGTTTTAGGAATTGCTCAAGTTCCAGAGGATTTTCATCCAAGGTTTTGGGCCAAAAGTAAGATTTACCGCTACTACTTAGTTAATGAAGGGTTTGATATAGATGCAATGAAAGAATGTGGTAGGCTTTTCGTTGGTACTCATGATTTTTCTGCCTTTGCCAAGCTTGAAAAGTTTAGAGACCCAATAAGAGAAGTAACAAAGCTTGAAATAATCCCAAAAGGGGACATTATTGTAATCGAAATCGAAGGAAAGAGTTTTCTCTGGGAGATGGTCAGGAGAATTGTAACTGCATTAAAGCTATGTGGTCTTGGTATTATTAAGGCTGAAGATATAAGGAGAATGCTAAACAGAAAAACTAATAAAAGGCTTCCTGCAGCACCTCCGGAGAATCTTGTTCTGTGGGAGATAAAATATGACAAAGTAAATTTTCAAATTGATGAATACTCACTCAAAAAGATTAGACAGGAATTTTTTGAAAAGTTTAGCTATGCTTTGATTAGAACTAGCATATTTAAGGATTTTTTGTCTTTTCTATGA
- a CDS encoding DEAD/DEAH box helicase codes for MVTLRIPNKSAKVIIEKAEPKVYFMIYEALSYKRDFGKWEKPESLYDPYEKSFPVGLIPRVKRLLNSKGYRVRIIDEREVEGINLNSEWNEKYKLRRYQQKAVRKAIKAKMGVLALPVGSGKTVVGLRIVHELNLSTLIVVHTKELLYQWKEKVEEVLGVEAGIVGDNKWSEKPVTVAMIQTLLSRGADKLKLPYAIVIFDECHRTSAAEKFYQLGMSLPQVYRFGLSATPWRRIRGEEIKIEGAIGPIIYEVKADELIKEGFLAKPKFEIIRYESKMPALAERYKELYEEMIMENEERNKAIVEKAIELAKEGHRVLIDVRRIDHGEILMKMLKKRGINAEFLSSQSPNRWEIFEKFKNGEIRVLVSTLLKEGVDIPEISAIILAGGGKSDIMTIQTIGRALRPKDGKEAVIVDVQDDDPLLFTHFIEREKALKHYYGKFYDNNISSKVKQKS; via the coding sequence ATGGTAACGTTACGAATTCCAAATAAAAGTGCAAAAGTCATTATTGAGAAAGCAGAACCAAAAGTCTACTTCATGATTTATGAGGCCCTAAGCTACAAGAGAGATTTCGGCAAGTGGGAGAAGCCCGAAAGCTTGTACGATCCATATGAAAAATCATTCCCTGTAGGGTTAATTCCGAGAGTTAAGAGGCTTTTGAATTCTAAGGGGTATCGTGTGAGGATTATAGATGAACGTGAAGTTGAGGGCATCAATCTGAACTCAGAGTGGAACGAAAAGTACAAGCTAAGAAGATATCAGCAGAAAGCCGTTAGAAAAGCAATAAAGGCAAAGATGGGTGTTCTTGCATTGCCTGTTGGAAGCGGAAAAACAGTTGTAGGTTTGAGAATTGTTCATGAGCTTAATCTTTCAACCCTTATAGTTGTTCATACTAAAGAGCTTCTTTATCAGTGGAAAGAAAAAGTTGAAGAAGTTCTTGGGGTAGAAGCTGGTATCGTTGGAGATAATAAGTGGAGTGAAAAGCCCGTAACTGTAGCCATGATTCAAACACTCCTATCAAGAGGAGCCGACAAACTCAAGCTCCCCTATGCTATAGTGATTTTTGATGAGTGTCACAGAACTTCAGCTGCTGAAAAGTTCTATCAGCTTGGAATGTCTCTACCTCAAGTCTATCGTTTTGGACTCTCAGCTACACCTTGGAGAAGAATCAGAGGAGAGGAGATAAAGATTGAGGGAGCAATAGGGCCGATAATTTACGAAGTTAAGGCTGATGAGCTGATTAAGGAAGGCTTTTTGGCAAAGCCAAAGTTTGAGATTATTAGATATGAATCAAAGATGCCTGCCCTAGCTGAGAGGTATAAGGAGCTTTATGAAGAGATGATTATGGAAAACGAGGAGAGAAACAAAGCTATCGTTGAAAAAGCTATCGAACTTGCAAAAGAAGGACACAGAGTCTTGATTGACGTTAGAAGAATTGACCACGGAGAAATCCTGATGAAGATGCTCAAAAAGAGAGGAATTAACGCTGAGTTTTTAAGTTCCCAAAGCCCCAACAGATGGGAAATCTTTGAAAAGTTTAAGAATGGAGAAATTCGAGTCTTGGTTTCAACCCTGCTTAAAGAAGGAGTTGATATACCAGAGATTTCCGCTATAATTTTAGCTGGTGGCGGAAAGAGTGACATAATGACAATCCAGACAATTGGAAGAGCACTAAGGCCGAAAGATGGAAAAGAGGCCGTTATAGTTGATGTTCAGGACGACGATCCACTATTATTCACTCACTTTATCGAAAGAGAAAAAGCCTTGAAGCATTATTATGGAAAGTTCTACGATAATAACATTTCCAGTAAAGTTAAGCAAAAATCATAG
- a CDS encoding UbiD family decarboxylase, whose translation MLREIIEEFMDDVVTIEKPVNKNLEVTRYLLKYKTKPVLFKDVNGWEVAGNIWSTRERIAKYLGIKKEEILHVMEYAMDNLHDYKLIEKAEFMRNRTKDFSLKELPIPKYYPKDGGEYFTSAIVVAKDENGFVNMSFHRMMVIDGKRAAIRIVPRHLYAMWKEKAERGEELDVRIIVGNPIYVLLAAATSVEYGKSELNIASAIKEKTLGGKLEVVNVNGIEVPAESEFVFEAKILPELTDEGPFVDITGTYDYVRKQPVVIFEKMYHVDNPIFHALLPGGYEHYMLMGLPKEPQIYKSVKRVVPKVHGVRLTEGGCMWLHAVVSITKQHEGDGKNAILAAFSGHPSLKHVVVVDEDINIYDDREVEWAIATRFQADRDMVIVPNARGSSLDPSAEKSLTAKWGIDATKPLDKKEEFEKAKL comes from the coding sequence ATGTTAAGGGAAATCATTGAAGAATTTATGGATGATGTTGTTACTATTGAAAAACCAGTCAACAAGAACCTTGAAGTTACAAGGTATCTGCTCAAATACAAGACCAAGCCCGTTCTTTTCAAAGATGTTAATGGATGGGAAGTTGCCGGCAACATCTGGAGCACGAGGGAGAGAATAGCAAAATACCTAGGCATTAAAAAGGAGGAAATTCTGCACGTTATGGAGTACGCAATGGATAATCTTCATGATTACAAGTTAATTGAGAAGGCGGAGTTCATGAGAAACAGAACTAAAGATTTCTCACTTAAAGAACTCCCGATTCCAAAGTATTATCCGAAGGATGGGGGAGAATATTTCACGTCTGCTATTGTTGTTGCAAAAGATGAAAACGGCTTTGTAAACATGTCTTTCCATAGAATGATGGTGATTGATGGTAAGAGAGCAGCAATAAGAATTGTTCCCCGTCATTTGTATGCAATGTGGAAAGAGAAAGCAGAAAGAGGAGAAGAGCTTGATGTCAGAATAATTGTTGGTAATCCAATCTACGTTTTGCTTGCCGCTGCTACGAGCGTGGAATACGGCAAGAGTGAGCTTAATATTGCTTCGGCCATAAAAGAGAAAACTCTTGGTGGAAAGCTTGAAGTTGTCAACGTCAACGGTATTGAAGTTCCAGCGGAGAGTGAGTTTGTTTTTGAGGCAAAGATTCTTCCGGAGCTGACTGATGAAGGTCCTTTCGTTGACATAACTGGCACTTATGACTACGTTAGAAAGCAGCCTGTTGTGATTTTTGAGAAGATGTATCACGTTGACAATCCAATTTTCCATGCCCTTTTGCCTGGAGGTTATGAGCACTACATGCTCATGGGTCTTCCAAAAGAGCCTCAAATCTACAAGAGCGTGAAAAGGGTTGTTCCCAAAGTGCATGGGGTTAGACTAACTGAAGGTGGATGTATGTGGCTCCACGCGGTAGTTAGCATAACAAAGCAGCATGAAGGAGACGGCAAAAACGCAATCTTAGCGGCTTTCTCTGGACATCCATCATTAAAGCACGTTGTAGTTGTTGATGAGGATATAAACATCTATGATGACAGAGAAGTTGAATGGGCAATAGCGACGAGGTTTCAAGCTGATAGGGATATGGTGATAGTTCCTAACGCAAGAGGAAGTTCTCTTGACCCTTCAGCTGAAAAAAGCTTGACAGCAAAGTGGGGAATTGATGCAACGAAGCCCTTGGATAAAAAGGAGGAGTTTGAGAAGGCTAAATTATGA
- the proC gene encoding pyrroline-5-carboxylate reductase yields the protein MKIAVIGAGTIGSAVAKALSEKYGVIATRRKIEKIKWLEEHGVEVLRDNKIAAEMADIIILTVKPNKVRKVLEEIREAVEGKIVISFAAGIPLKVLKSSADAKFVRAMPNIAILVKESFTAYATNDLSDEEIKLVEEIFETFGKCIKIEEEYMDAITGLSGSGPAYASVFLESLIYGGLKVGLPRDVALLASAQTLLGTAKLLLETNLHPAQIRDMVITPGGTTIDGIFELEDSRVRTAIMKAVDAAAKKSKILSLEINR from the coding sequence ATGAAGATAGCGGTTATTGGAGCTGGGACGATTGGGAGTGCTGTTGCCAAAGCGCTCTCAGAGAAATATGGGGTCATAGCCACAAGGAGAAAGATTGAGAAGATTAAATGGCTCGAAGAACATGGTGTCGAAGTGCTGAGAGACAATAAAATCGCAGCAGAAATGGCTGATATAATAATACTAACCGTGAAACCAAACAAAGTTAGAAAAGTTCTGGAGGAAATCAGAGAAGCTGTTGAAGGAAAAATTGTCATTTCATTTGCCGCTGGTATTCCCTTAAAGGTTCTCAAAAGCTCAGCTGATGCAAAGTTTGTAAGAGCTATGCCAAACATAGCAATCCTCGTGAAGGAATCGTTCACAGCCTACGCCACAAATGATCTAAGTGATGAGGAAATAAAGCTCGTCGAGGAAATTTTTGAAACTTTTGGGAAGTGCATTAAAATTGAAGAAGAATACATGGACGCAATAACAGGGCTGAGCGGCTCTGGGCCAGCTTATGCTTCTGTCTTTCTAGAATCTCTCATATACGGCGGCTTGAAAGTTGGACTGCCAAGGGATGTTGCCCTATTAGCAAGTGCACAGACTCTCTTAGGAACAGCAAAGCTTCTCCTTGAGACAAATCTGCATCCAGCTCAAATTAGGGATATGGTAATAACTCCTGGAGGAACGACTATAGATGGAATTTTTGAGCTTGAAGACAGCAGAGTCAGAACGGCGATAATGAAGGCAGTAGATGCTGCAGCCAAGAAGTCAAAGATTCTATCGCTTGAGATTAATCGGTAA
- the asd gene encoding aspartate-semialdehyde dehydrogenase, translated as MKVAVLGATGLVGQTFVRLLTRHPRFKIERLVASERSKGKKYREIAEWVSDDIGDIEVENLDEFLKNPDVDLVFSALPSSIAGKVEERLAEKIPVFSNASSHRYEEDVPILVPEVNSDQLKLIEFQQEQREWEGFIVTNPNCSTAILVLSLKVLSEFGLKKVNVATMQAISGAGFKGLSALQIFDNVIPYIEKEEWKIENESRKILGFDFEISAITTRVPVSHGHTEAVFVELDEDISVEELRKAFEFFDPLKELKLPSYAKPIVYREIPQPKLHRELGNGMTVTVGRLEKIGERKFKYVTLGHNLIRGAAGGSILNAELAYTLGVIK; from the coding sequence ATGAAGGTTGCGGTTTTAGGCGCAACAGGCTTAGTTGGACAGACATTCGTAAGGCTCTTGACACGTCATCCCCGGTTCAAAATTGAAAGACTAGTTGCCTCAGAGAGATCCAAAGGAAAGAAGTACAGAGAGATTGCAGAATGGGTCAGTGATGATATTGGAGATATAGAGGTGGAAAACTTAGATGAGTTCTTAAAGAACCCAGACGTGGATTTAGTCTTCTCAGCTCTTCCTTCTTCAATAGCCGGTAAAGTGGAAGAAAGGCTCGCCGAGAAAATTCCCGTATTCAGCAATGCTTCATCCCATAGATATGAAGAAGATGTACCTATCTTGGTTCCGGAGGTCAATAGTGACCAGTTAAAGCTTATTGAATTCCAGCAAGAGCAAAGAGAGTGGGAAGGATTTATAGTTACAAACCCAAACTGTTCCACAGCTATTCTAGTGCTTTCGCTTAAAGTTCTCTCAGAATTCGGGCTCAAAAAGGTCAACGTTGCAACGATGCAAGCAATAAGTGGAGCCGGATTTAAAGGCTTATCAGCCCTGCAGATCTTTGACAACGTAATTCCATACATTGAAAAAGAGGAGTGGAAAATTGAGAACGAATCAAGGAAAATCCTTGGCTTTGACTTCGAAATATCCGCTATTACAACAAGAGTTCCAGTGTCCCATGGACACACAGAGGCAGTTTTTGTTGAACTTGATGAAGACATCAGCGTTGAAGAACTTAGAAAAGCTTTTGAATTCTTTGACCCATTGAAAGAGCTTAAGCTTCCTTCATATGCAAAGCCAATCGTCTATAGGGAAATCCCCCAACCAAAACTGCACAGGGAATTAGGCAATGGGATGACCGTTACAGTTGGGAGATTAGAAAAAATCGGAGAGAGAAAGTTCAAATACGTCACTTTAGGACACAATCTCATTAGAGGAGCTGCCGGAGGTTCAATCCTAAACGCAGAGTTAGCTTATACGTTAGGGGTGATAAAATGA
- the thrC gene encoding threonine synthase, producing the protein MLRCIECGREYPEDKVRYRCDCGGLLEVVIDLDKVENVFDGKNITLWKYKSFIPVEKRVSLNEGGTPLYRLENLQRELGMKELYVKNEGANPTGSFKDRGMTVGVSKAIELGMDKVICASTGNTSASLAAYSAKAGIKSYVLVPSGKIALGKLAQAIVYGAKVVPVRGNFDEALRVVVEASRELGVYMLNSINPFRLEGQKTIAFEIFDQLGFVPDNVILPVGNAGNISAIWKGFKELYEAGFIEKLPRMIGIQAEGASPLAKAWKEKREFKPEEKPETVATAIRIGNPANWKKAWRAVKESGGLFESVSDEEILRAQKLLASKEGIFVEPASASSLAGLIKLKELSLIEPDESYVLITTGHGLKDPNVIIENFKLPAPIEPSLEAFKEVL; encoded by the coding sequence ATGCTTAGATGTATAGAGTGTGGTAGAGAATATCCGGAAGATAAAGTTAGATATAGGTGCGACTGCGGCGGCTTATTAGAGGTAGTCATCGATTTGGATAAAGTTGAAAATGTTTTTGATGGAAAAAACATAACACTCTGGAAGTACAAGAGCTTTATTCCCGTTGAAAAGAGGGTTTCTCTCAATGAAGGAGGAACACCTCTGTATCGTCTGGAAAATCTCCAGAGAGAACTTGGGATGAAAGAGCTTTATGTCAAAAATGAAGGTGCAAATCCAACAGGTTCTTTCAAGGATAGAGGAATGACAGTTGGTGTTTCAAAGGCAATTGAGCTGGGCATGGACAAAGTTATATGTGCCTCAACGGGGAATACCTCAGCGTCTCTAGCAGCTTATTCAGCAAAAGCAGGGATAAAGAGCTATGTTTTAGTGCCAAGCGGAAAAATAGCATTAGGAAAGCTTGCCCAGGCTATAGTATACGGGGCAAAAGTTGTGCCAGTTAGAGGGAACTTTGACGAGGCTTTGAGGGTTGTGGTAGAGGCAAGCAGGGAATTGGGAGTTTACATGCTCAACTCAATAAATCCCTTCCGCCTTGAGGGACAGAAAACAATAGCTTTTGAGATATTTGACCAACTTGGCTTTGTTCCAGATAATGTTATTCTGCCCGTAGGAAACGCTGGCAACATTTCGGCAATCTGGAAGGGCTTTAAGGAGCTTTATGAGGCTGGCTTTATAGAGAAACTGCCAAGGATGATTGGTATTCAGGCTGAAGGAGCATCTCCACTGGCTAAAGCCTGGAAGGAGAAGAGAGAGTTCAAGCCTGAAGAGAAACCCGAAACCGTAGCAACAGCCATAAGGATTGGAAATCCAGCCAACTGGAAGAAAGCTTGGAGAGCTGTTAAAGAATCGGGTGGATTGTTTGAGAGTGTGAGTGATGAAGAGATTCTTAGGGCTCAAAAACTGCTCGCATCAAAGGAGGGAATTTTTGTCGAACCAGCATCGGCATCTTCCTTGGCTGGTCTAATTAAGCTGAAAGAACTTAGCCTAATTGAGCCAGATGAAAGCTACGTTTTAATTACAACAGGACATGGACTGAAAGACCCAAACGTAATAATTGAGAACTTTAAGCTTCCGGCTCCAATAGAACCAAGTTTAGAAGCATTTAAGGAGGTTTTGTGA
- a CDS encoding homoserine kinase, with translation MKVLAPATIANFGPGFDVFGLCLDEPRDVIKIRESNEIEVKVEGFNVPEDPEKNVASISALALLKMLKAEMGFKMKVKKGIRPKSGLGSSGASALGGALAMATLLEVKNKELIIKAALEGEKAASGSAHGDNIVPSLFGGFTILKSLSPLEVFKLDVNFELVIVLPEVEVSTKRAREVLPKYVPLSDAVRNLALASALISALKEGDIEKVGKLLDDYLAIPYRKPLISWFDNVRRAALESGAYGVSLSGSGPAMFALGEDLRSIGEAMVEAFGNEGIRAEYFITKVGGGAKCLDV, from the coding sequence ATGAAGGTTTTAGCTCCAGCAACGATAGCGAACTTTGGGCCAGGGTTTGATGTGTTTGGTTTATGCCTTGATGAACCTAGAGATGTTATCAAAATCAGAGAAAGCAATGAAATTGAAGTAAAAGTTGAAGGATTTAACGTGCCAGAAGATCCAGAAAAAAACGTTGCTTCAATATCTGCTCTTGCGCTCTTGAAGATGCTTAAAGCAGAGATGGGCTTTAAAATGAAGGTTAAAAAAGGAATAAGGCCCAAAAGCGGGCTCGGTAGCTCTGGAGCATCAGCATTGGGTGGAGCATTGGCAATGGCAACTCTTCTTGAAGTTAAAAACAAAGAACTCATAATAAAAGCTGCTCTTGAAGGAGAAAAGGCAGCATCTGGAAGTGCTCATGGGGACAACATTGTTCCATCCCTCTTTGGTGGATTCACGATACTAAAATCTCTTTCACCTCTTGAGGTGTTTAAGCTAGATGTAAACTTTGAGCTTGTCATTGTTCTTCCAGAAGTCGAGGTGAGCACAAAAAGAGCAAGAGAAGTCCTGCCAAAATATGTTCCCCTAAGCGATGCTGTCAGAAATTTAGCCCTTGCAAGTGCCTTAATCTCGGCTTTGAAAGAAGGGGATATAGAAAAAGTCGGGAAACTTCTGGATGACTACTTAGCTATCCCATACAGAAAACCACTCATATCATGGTTCGATAATGTTAGAAGAGCTGCACTGGAAAGTGGTGCTTATGGTGTTTCTTTATCAGGCTCTGGTCCAGCGATGTTTGCTTTGGGGGAAGATTTGAGAAGTATCGGAGAGGCTATGGTCGAAGCATTTGGGAATGAGGGAATTAGAGCGGAATACTTCATAACCAAAGTTGGAGGAGGAGCAAAATGCTTAGATGTATAG
- a CDS encoding aspartate kinase, with the protein MIYKLSAKPRIVIKFGGSSVRDSFSEALGLVKKLHDGNEVVVVLSALKGVTDSLLHLANNKDEKIIQEIAEKHEKVIEQLGVDLNVEKFFLELRQVLRSERSFPNRGAFIDHVLSFGERLSVKIFTEALRNRGIESVPVDAFHIIRTDNNFGNANVNFRETANRVKALETLLKEGKVPVVTGFLGGYKSFRTTLGRGGSDYTASILGSLLNARTVLIMSDVEGIYTADPRIVRKAKLIPFVSYDEALIASRLGMKALHERTIEPVKDKIPIILGKTSDWKLGTLVSDIKSGMPIITYKVIDENFARIGVVGSDEIEFNAKVCDKGKNWICFLVRREELEDALNELHEVILNEGFSSSNDSELWARV; encoded by the coding sequence GTGATTTACAAACTCTCCGCCAAACCAAGAATAGTTATTAAATTTGGAGGAAGCTCAGTTAGAGACTCTTTTAGTGAAGCTTTAGGGCTCGTCAAGAAGCTCCATGATGGAAATGAGGTTGTGGTTGTTCTTTCAGCGTTAAAGGGAGTTACAGACTCTCTGTTACATTTAGCAAACAATAAGGACGAAAAAATAATTCAAGAAATTGCAGAAAAGCATGAAAAGGTCATTGAACAACTTGGAGTCGATTTGAATGTTGAGAAATTCTTCCTTGAGCTTCGGCAAGTTCTGAGGAGTGAAAGGAGTTTCCCAAATAGAGGAGCGTTCATTGACCACGTTTTGTCCTTTGGAGAAAGACTATCAGTGAAAATATTTACAGAAGCTTTGAGAAATCGGGGGATAGAAAGCGTTCCAGTTGATGCTTTCCATATAATTAGAACAGACAACAACTTTGGGAACGCCAATGTTAACTTCAGAGAAACTGCAAACAGAGTGAAGGCACTTGAAACTCTGTTAAAAGAGGGCAAAGTTCCAGTTGTGACGGGATTCTTGGGAGGCTATAAAAGCTTTAGAACCACGCTTGGAAGAGGAGGAAGCGATTACACAGCATCGATTTTAGGCTCTCTTTTAAATGCAAGGACAGTTTTGATAATGAGCGATGTTGAGGGAATTTACACAGCTGATCCAAGAATAGTTAGAAAGGCAAAGTTAATTCCATTCGTTTCTTATGATGAAGCACTAATAGCTTCAAGGCTCGGAATGAAAGCTTTGCATGAGCGAACTATTGAACCAGTGAAAGATAAAATCCCGATAATCCTTGGAAAGACAAGTGACTGGAAATTAGGGACGCTTGTTTCAGATATAAAATCAGGAATGCCAATAATAACCTACAAAGTCATTGACGAAAACTTTGCAAGAATTGGAGTTGTCGGAAGTGACGAAATCGAATTTAACGCCAAGGTTTGTGACAAGGGCAAAAACTGGATTTGTTTTCTTGTGAGAAGAGAAGAACTAGAAGATGCCCTAAATGAACTTCATGAGGTGATTTTAAATGAAGGTTTTAGCTCCAGCAACGATAGCGAACTTTGGGCCAGGGTTTGA
- a CDS encoding 1-deoxy-D-xylulose-5-phosphate synthase N-terminal domain-containing protein, with translation MSESLVRSALNDKLKEMLSEVNNFHLNSSITCLEILKAVIAKKRENDVIILSKGHSAPAFYVILSELGLLSEEDLKSFANLDGLPSHVIRGLPFIEVSSGSLGQGLSVANGIALASKLEGEEKNVYVILGDGELDEGQIWEAAMTSSHYKLDNVIAIVDRNFKQLTGKTEEIMSKEPLGEKWKSFGWEVFEVENKAEKILELLFELDKVKGKPKVIIAKWE, from the coding sequence ATGAGTGAAAGCCTAGTTCGCTCAGCCTTAAATGACAAGCTCAAAGAAATGCTCTCAGAAGTGAACAACTTCCATCTCAACTCCTCTATAACGTGTCTTGAAATTTTAAAGGCAGTGATAGCAAAGAAAAGAGAAAACGATGTAATAATCTTAAGCAAAGGACACTCAGCACCAGCATTTTATGTAATTCTTTCAGAGCTCGGACTTTTAAGTGAAGAAGATCTGAAAAGCTTTGCTAATTTAGATGGACTGCCAAGCCATGTTATCAGAGGTTTGCCCTTTATTGAGGTCTCAAGCGGTTCATTAGGGCAGGGATTGTCAGTTGCCAATGGAATAGCACTAGCCTCAAAGCTTGAAGGAGAAGAAAAGAACGTTTACGTAATTTTAGGCGATGGGGAATTGGATGAGGGCCAAATTTGGGAAGCAGCAATGACTTCTTCGCATTACAAGCTTGACAATGTCATAGCAATTGTTGATAGGAATTTCAAGCAATTAACAGGGAAAACAGAGGAGATTATGTCAAAAGAACCCTTAGGGGAGAAGTGGAAATCCTTTGGCTGGGAAGTGTTTGAGGTTGAAAACAAAGCCGAGAAAATCCTCGAGTTGCTCTTTGAGCTCGACAAAGTAAAGGGAAAGCCGAAAGTGATAATAGCAAAGTGGGAGTGA
- a CDS encoding transketolase family protein — translation MIESFREAFGRALVEIGKENENVVVLDADVKGSTKTIYFEKAFPDRFFQIGISEQDLISTAAGFAIAGKIPIASAFAAFMMRAWEQIRNTVARDNLNVKIVTTHSGFSDFMDGSSHQCLEDIALMRVLPNMKVLVPADAYATKVLLKRMVESEGPFYMRLGRDYTVKVYDGEELEIGKAEILREGEDVFLIACGFMVSVALEVAEKLKDLSVGVADFHTIKPLDENTLLKIAKKANLIVTLEEHSIFGGLGGAVAEVLSERMPKRVIRIGTTEFGKSSRDYLALLDLYGLSADKIAKRVAEAVEGF, via the coding sequence ATCATCGAAAGCTTTAGGGAAGCCTTTGGAAGAGCTTTAGTTGAGATAGGAAAGGAGAACGAAAACGTTGTAGTCCTCGATGCGGATGTAAAGGGCTCAACAAAAACGATTTATTTTGAAAAAGCTTTTCCTGATAGATTCTTCCAAATCGGCATAAGTGAGCAGGATTTAATTTCAACGGCAGCAGGCTTCGCGATAGCCGGCAAAATTCCAATAGCTTCTGCTTTTGCAGCTTTTATGATGAGAGCCTGGGAGCAGATAAGAAATACAGTAGCTAGGGATAACTTAAACGTCAAAATTGTTACGACTCATTCAGGTTTTTCCGATTTCATGGATGGTTCATCACATCAATGTTTAGAGGACATAGCTTTAATGAGGGTTTTGCCAAATATGAAAGTCCTTGTGCCAGCAGATGCTTATGCAACCAAAGTTCTCCTTAAACGGATGGTTGAAAGTGAAGGACCCTTTTACATGCGTTTGGGAAGGGATTACACGGTAAAGGTTTACGATGGAGAAGAGCTCGAAATTGGGAAAGCAGAAATCCTAAGGGAAGGGGAGGATGTTTTTTTGATTGCTTGTGGATTCATGGTTTCAGTGGCTTTAGAAGTTGCTGAAAAGCTTAAAGACCTGAGCGTTGGAGTAGCAGATTTTCACACAATAAAGCCCCTTGATGAGAATACTCTGCTCAAAATAGCTAAAAAAGCCAACTTAATAGTCACCCTAGAAGAGCACAGCATTTTTGGAGGACTTGGAGGGGCTGTGGCAGAAGTTCTCAGTGAAAGAATGCCAAAGAGGGTCATTAGAATTGGAACAACAGAGTTTGGCAAAAGCTCGAGGGACTACTTAGCGTTATTGGATCTCTATGGCTTAAGCGCTGATAAAATTGCAAAGAGAGTAGCTGAGGCAGTTGAGGGCTTTTAA